Genomic DNA from Gimesia aquarii:
TGGCACTAGGTCAAAATGTAGGTGATTTTCATAGCGGATTTCGTGCTTACCGGAAAGAGGTCCTGGAAACGATTCCCTTCGAATATAACTCAGACGACTTTGTGTTTGACAGTCAGTTTTTAGCACAAGCAGTTCACTTTAACTTCCGCATTGGTGACATTCCCGTACCAGTCCGCTACTTTCCCGAAGCCTCGAGCATCAACTTCCGACGCTGTGTTAAATATGGGCTGGGAACTCTGGCTGTACTGGCACGATTCTGGGCGCAACGCTTGAGAATTCGTCCCTCAAGAATTTTCTTCAGTAAACAAATTGATTCAGACTCAGAAAACCGCATCCAATTACAATAAGCCTGCTTTTCAGGATCAAAATCGCAAATGGTGGAAACGGTAGCATTAAGTATCTTGGACAGTCGAAGTACTTTCTGAAGGCTTCCGCATAAAGTGGACAAGAATCGCCAAGCCAATAAACGCTGCTAAAGTGCAGAACCCGGCAAGAGGGTAGTCGCTGGACTTGATACTCCAGAAGCATCCGAATGTGGCCAGCAACGTTGAAATTCCCATGGCCAAATTCCAGGCAATTCGCTTCCCGCCTTTGGGCATGTGCTCTCCCAGAATCTGGGGTGAATTCATCATGAAAAAGAAAGTGGCATAGGCAATCGGCAGTAAAACCATTCCAAACATGGATGTGGGAACAGCCAACCAGGCCTTGGCATCGCCTTTCCAGAAAAATGAACCAACGGCTCCTGTAATGGCTGGCAAATAACAGCCCAATCGGTGTACGGTCCCCTTAGGCTCAACTCCCAACATCTCACATAAAACAAAACCGTTGATTAACATCAGAATGATAATCGTTGAAATGGCCATTGCCACAACTCCCATACCAAAAACCAACTGCGATACAGTTTTACCGGCAAGAGGTTTGAGCGCGGCTGCCAATTGAAATGCATCCCGATTAACGAGCATGGCTGCCAACGTTCGCTCTGCGAGTGGAATTTCAGCACGTTTTTGATCTAACACTGTCGGATTCTCTTTGATTTTTTCCCAGTCAGCATCTGATGCTTGTTCTTTTTTCAAACGTTGATCCAATAATTTATGATACTGTTTTAACAAACCGGGATCTGCCTGGACAACCTGGCCTTCGGCATTTTTCTCGCCCAATAATCCGGCAGCCGGCTTGGCATGAAACTGAGAGGCGGCAGCAATCACAACACAACTGGTCGCCAGTACGAACGGAACAAAGAGGCCTGTAGAGAGATCAAATGCGGCTAAACCACGGAAATCTTTATCCCAACCCTTCGCACGCATGGAATAAGGAAGCAGAAAGGTCATATTAATCCCCACCGCGGTCGCCGCAGCAGTAATCATGACTTTCTGTTGTTTTCCGACAATCAAGTTTTTCCAATAATCTGCATACGCCCCGGCTTGAGATAGAACGTCAGAAAATTCCGGAGAAGGATTAGAAAACAGACTGAAATTAGGTATGTAGCCGGCGAGAATTTTTCCCCAGTCGAGATCATTTGTGGAGAAACTCATTTTTGCAACGACACCAAAGAAACAGAGGACCACAATTCCTACTAGAATTTTCAAAATAGCTTCAAACAATTTGATTCCCCATCCACCGGAATCGTAAAACCAGATCACAATCCCCGCGATGATAAAAAGAGCAGCAACAGCCATGATCTTGCCGTTGTCATCGTTGGCAAAAATTTCTGGTGCCAGATTCTGCTGTAACGCGGCAGTCCCTAACGCAAACTGCGGCATACACCAAATCAAATTCGCCATCAGGGTGGCGATTGCCCATCCCCAACCCAAGACAGGATTGATATGTGTATTGATCGATGCAAAAGGTCGCTCTTTCGTCGATAAAGCAACATAGCCGATCGCACTGAGCATGATTACGCCCATGATCATTGCCACAGGCTGCAACCACATCAGGTGATATCCGGAAAGAATACCAAGATACAAGCCCCCCGCCAGTGAACCACCTCCCAAGGTAATCGCACTTTGTAACCAACCTGGCCCAGAGAGGATGGTATACGCTTTGAGCTTGGCACCAACGCCTTTTTGCTTCGCTTCCAGGATTAACTGGCGGTCTTGTTCGATCCGTGAATTTGCTTGGTCGTCTGTCATTGCAAACTCTTGCTATACCAATATTTATTGGCTATGTTAAATTACAAAGAAAATGTCAATTCTGAGAAACCAAGGTAACCATTTCCGGATTGAGAATCAAGCATTGAACAGAATTAGAAATCCACTGATTCTAACGAGTTCATTTAGAAATCAGTAACATGAG
This window encodes:
- a CDS encoding divalent metal cation transporter → MTDDQANSRIEQDRQLILEAKQKGVGAKLKAYTILSGPGWLQSAITLGGGSLAGGLYLGILSGYHLMWLQPVAMIMGVIMLSAIGYVALSTKERPFASINTHINPVLGWGWAIATLMANLIWCMPQFALGTAALQQNLAPEIFANDDNGKIMAVAALFIIAGIVIWFYDSGGWGIKLFEAILKILVGIVVLCFFGVVAKMSFSTNDLDWGKILAGYIPNFSLFSNPSPEFSDVLSQAGAYADYWKNLIVGKQQKVMITAAATAVGINMTFLLPYSMRAKGWDKDFRGLAAFDLSTGLFVPFVLATSCVVIAAASQFHAKPAAGLLGEKNAEGQVVQADPGLLKQYHKLLDQRLKKEQASDADWEKIKENPTVLDQKRAEIPLAERTLAAMLVNRDAFQLAAALKPLAGKTVSQLVFGMGVVAMAISTIIILMLINGFVLCEMLGVEPKGTVHRLGCYLPAITGAVGSFFWKGDAKAWLAVPTSMFGMVLLPIAYATFFFMMNSPQILGEHMPKGGKRIAWNLAMGISTLLATFGCFWSIKSSDYPLAGFCTLAAFIGLAILVHFMRKPSESTSTVQDT